agcctcacaaagtactgggattataggcatgagccaccgtgcccggcctgaaattaCTTTCTAACAGTCCTGGAAGCTAGAATCccagatcaaggtgtcagtagacgtggtttctcctttgttttcttcttttttttttttcttttaaggctggggtcttggccaggcgtggtggctcacacctgtaatcccagcactttgagaggccgaggcgggcagatcacgaagtcaggagatcgagaccatcctggctaacacggtgaaaccccgtctctcctaaaaattaaaaaaaaaattaggccaggcgcggtggctcacacttgtaatcccagcactttgggaggccgaggcgggcggatcacgaggtcaggagatcgagatcacggtgaaaccccgtctctactaaaaatacaaaaaattagccgggcgcggtggcgggcgcctgtagtcccagctactcggagaggctgaggcaggagaatggcgtgaacccgggaggcggagcttgcagtgagccgagattgcgccactgcacactagcctgggagacagagcgagactccgtctcaaaaaaaaaaaaaaaaaaaaaaaaaaaaaaattagccgggcgtggtggcgggcgcccgtagtcccagctactggggaggctgaggcaggagaatggcgtgaacctgggaggcggagcttgcagtgagccaagatcgcgccactgcactccagcctgggcgagagagcaagactccatctcaaaaaaaaaaaaaagactggggtCTCACTCCtatcgccgaggctggagtgcagtggcacaatcgtggctcactgtagcctcaacttcccaggttcaggtgatactcccacctcagcctcctgactagctgggaccacaaagtGCTCacaatcacacctggctaattttttgtatgtttagtagagatgggatcttgctatgttgcccaggctggtctctaactactACGAGGTTCaatcaatccacccacctcagcctcccaaagtgctcagattacaggcataagccactgtacccagccaggtCTCTTCTTATACCTCTCTCCTTAGCTCGAAGACGGCACCTCCTCCCTGAGACCTCACGTTTTTTCTTCTGTGCACACATCCCTTGTGTCTCTCCATGTGTCCGAATCTCCTTTTCTTGTAAGgatgttggattagggcccaggCTAAtggcacttatttatttatttagagacggagtcttgctctgtcaccaggctggagtgcagcggcaccatctcggctcactgcaacctctgcctcctgggtcccagcaattcccctgcctcagcctcccgagtagctgggattacaggcatgcgccacgatgcccagctaatttttgtatttttagtagagacggggtttcaccatgttggccaggctggtctcaatctcctgacctcgtgatccgcccgcctcggcctccctaagtgctgggattataggcgtgagccactgtgccccgcctacaaaaaataattttaaaaaattaactttatcaTTTATCATAAGAATgtaaggggcacaattcagccATAACAGTGGTAGATGACAATCATTTCATTAAAAGATTACCCAgactttggccgggcgtggtggctcacacctgtaatcccagcactttgggaggaggaggcgggcggatcacttgaggtcaggaggttgtgACCAgactggccgacatggtgaaaccccatctctactaaaaatacaaaatcagtcaggtgtggctcctgtaatcctagttactcaggaggccgaggcaggagcatcgcttgaacccaggaggcagaggttgcggtgagccaaaaccgcgccactgcattccagcctcagcaacagagcaagactcttgtctcaaaaaaaaggttaCCCATCCTTAGAACAGACTGAGATGGAGGCCATGGACAGTCCCCGTGACTGTGACCCTGGCTGTGGAGCTGCTGCAGGGCCCATGAGGTTGGGTTTGTCACCTTTGGGGAGGTGAAGAGAAGCTGGAGCCCAGAAGCTCAGCCTGCAGCTCTGGTCCTCGCCCCGACTTCCCACCTGCAGCATACCCCACTTCTCCTCCGAGGAAGATCTGAAGACTCAGAGTGGCCTTCAAGGCCTCACCTGATCCAGCCCTGTCACCTCATGGacctccctcccactcccatCTCCACTTGCCCCACACAGCCAGGTGACCTTTCCTCCTAAAACTTGCCCGGTGTGCTCCCACCCAGGCGTCTCGCGCGCCTGAAACCCTCTGCCTTCTCCATCAGTACAGTGCCTGCTGTGCTGCACCACCCAGACCACCTCTTTGGACTGCTGAGAGTGTTggtggctgaggctgggcacagtggctccagcctgtaatcccagcactttggaaggccaaggcaggagaatcacttgagtccaggagttcaagaccagcctgggcagcacagcaggaccctgtctctacaaaaaaattcaaaaattagtgaggcaaggtggcgcacatctgtagtcccgggaggcggaggttgcagtgagccgagattgcaccattgcactccagcctgggcgacaagagcaaaactcaatctcaaaaacaaaaacaaaaaccaggaagGAGGTGATCTGGTGGGGGGATGCTCTTTCATTCGTGCAGTGAACAAGCCAGGGGATAGATTGGCGCTGGGGCTGCCCATGGGTCTGTTGGGACTGGGGTTGTGAAGCAATTTGCCAGGGTCTGATTCCCTGGTTGGGAACTGATGGAGCGGCTGCTGACCCTGCAGAGCTGAAGTCCGCATGGGGGCCCTGCAGTGAGAGCCACAAGGCTGGCACCCAAACATGCCTGCCTGAGTCACACCTGCATTGAGCTTAGGGCACCCACAGAGCCAGGGCTGGAGAGAAATGTGTCTCCACAAGCAGAGGCCGCCTTAAGCTCTAAAATGTGATTCTTCACATGACTCAACTGTGACTCCGGCATCTGGGTGGGGCTCGCAGCTCCCCCATTCCCATGCCCAGGGCTGCATTGTTCACAGACCAGCCCAGGGCCGCAGTCAGTACCAGCCCAGCAGCCCAGCCACAGAGGAGCCAGCGAACCTCTCCCGGCGCCTGTGCTGGGGGCTTTCTGTTCCAGCGTCAAGgatggaggagggggagaggagccCCTTACTGTCCCAGGTGAGCCATGCCAAGAGGCCTTGCCCTTCCTAAGGGAAGTCCCTGGGCTGGGTTAacacccacccctgcccctggTGCCACCCCACACCTCAATGCTGAGATTGGATTGAGGGGGTGGTTCTAGGcagccccctcccccttccccactgCACAGTTCTCTCAGCCCCATGCTGGCCTCTGGTCAAGGGATCTGCCGGATCTCCCTAAGGGCCTTTGGGGCAATCTTTTGCTCAGGGTGCAGGAGGGGGTGAAGGCAAATGTCTCTTGCAGCCGGCCTCCAATGGCCTCTGGCCTCCAGtggccccagcctggccaaccaggcACTGGCAGCCTGTCCTTTTGCTTCTAGTGACTTGTTGAGGTCTTGGGGGTGATAAATAACCCTcctctggggctgggcacagtggctcactcctgtcatcccagcactttgggaggatgaggagggaagattgtgtgagcccaggagttcaagaccagcctgggcaatgtagcaagaccttgtctttacaaaaaattatatatatatatatatatatatatatatatatatatatatagctgggattacaggcacatgccaccacacccagctaatttttttttagtcgagacaggtttttaccatgttggccaggctggtctcgatctcctgacctcgtgatccacccgcctcggcctcccaaagttctgggattataggcgtgagccactgtgccccgcctacaaaaaataattttaaaaaattaccgggacatggtggcagtgcctgcagtcccagctacttaggaggctgaggaggaaggatggcttgagcccaggagttcaaggctacagtgagccgagagccTGACGCTGCAATCAGCTTCTTCCTGGTGAAACTGGACTGGAATGGGATCCTTGCCCAGCACACAGCCAtggcttctttttattatttatttatttattttttgagatggagtctcgctctgtcacccaggctggagtgcagtcacgcaatctctgctcatgcaacctccgcctcctgctcatgcaacctccatctcctgggttcaagcgattctcctgcctcagcctcccaagtagctgggattacaggtgtgtgccaccacgcccagctagtttttatttatttttatttatttattttttcttagtagagatgagctttctccatgttggtcaggctggtctcgaattcccgacctcaggtgacccacctgcctcagcctcccaaagtgttgggattacaggcgtgagccacaaagTCCAGCCCGGCCATGGCTTcttattctcctttttaaaaaaactccgTTCCGAGCAGAACTGGGCACCTGCGGGACTGCCTCTTCCCCCACAAAGAGAGACCAGCAGGCTTTTCCTGCCAGTGGGCCAGGGGGTCCCCTCTGAAGGCCCTACAGCCCCAGACGGTCTCCCTGGGCTCCTGGGCACCCTCCTCCCTGTCCTGGGAGCCTGTTGGGTGGGCACTGTCCTGTCCTCAGCAGCAGGGCCCAGTGCTGTGTCCACACTCAGTGTGGGCTGTGGGTGGGGCCGAATGAATGGGTGCTGGGATGTGAGGACTGGTTGCAGAGGGTTAAGGAAAGGGCAGCCATGTGGGCCAGCCCCTGTGGCTGGTGAGGAAGCCCCTCTACACAAGGTCCACGCGGCAGGCACATACAGACTGATCCAGACAGATGCTGTTTCAGACTCTGGGGAAGCAGCCCGGCCTGTGCACTGCGGGAAAGCCAGGGCGGCCCTGACCAGGGGAGGCCACTGCCACCCACACATAGGGCCGGGAGGGAGTGAGTGTGTTCAGTGAGCACCGCCCTCCTTGGTCTTCACCACAGCCTTTCAGGGTCTGCTCATCACCCTATTCTAAAGGTGGGGTCCCACCAGAGCTGGGACCCTGACTGCCCCTTCTGCTGCCCAGCCGAGCGGGATGGCCCTGAGGGCCCCCTGCCCCTGGCTGTCCTCGTCTCTGAGCTCCAgttctgccctctgccctccggCATCCTCCCATCCCTGGAAGGCTCTGCCACCGTGCTCTTCCCTGACCCCTCACCAGTTGTCACAGAGTCTGGGTGAATGCGATCTCACCCTGTTCCTCTTCCCTCTGCAGGAAACTGCAGGCCAGAAGCTCCTGTCTGTGCACAGTCCAGCCACCTCAGGCTGCCTAGGTCCAGTGCCCAGGGAGGACCAGGTGGAGGCCTGGGGCTGCAGCTGCTATCCCCCGGAGACCAAGCACCAGGCCTTGAGGGGCACCCCCGGGAAAGGACCAGCCCCTTCCCTCTCCACAGGGAGCAGCTGCGTCAAGTATCTGATCTTCCTCTCCAACTTCCCCTTCTCCCTGCTGGGGCTGCTGGCCCTGGCCATCGGGCTCTGGGGCCTGGCCGTCAAGGGGTCTCTGGGAAGTGATCTGGGGGGGCCCCTGCCCGCAGACCCCATGCTGGGGCTGGCACTGGGAGGGCTGGTGGTCAGCGCAGTGAGCCTGGCTGGCTGCCTGGGCGCCCTCTGTGAGAACACCTGCCTGTTACGTGGCTTCTCCGGGGGCATCCTTGCCTTCCTGGTGCTTGAGGCCGTGGCAGGGGCCCTGGTGGTGGCCCTTTGGGGCCCGCTGCAAGACAGCCTGGAGCACACCCTGCGTGTGGCCATCTCCCGCTACCAGGACGACCCAGACCTGCGCTTCCTCCTCGACCAAGTCCAGCTCGGGCTGAGGTGCTGCGGGGCTGCCTCCTACCAGGACTGGCAGCAGAACCTGTGAGTCTTGGAGTGGGCGAGGGACAGGGGCGCCACAGGGTCC
The window above is part of the Symphalangus syndactylus isolate Jambi chromosome 14, NHGRI_mSymSyn1-v2.1_pri, whole genome shotgun sequence genome. Proteins encoded here:
- the TSPAN10 gene encoding tetraspanin-10 isoform X1, with protein sequence MHRPAQGRSQYQPSSPATEEPANLSRRLCWGLSVPASRMEEGERSPLLSQETAGQKLLSVHSPATSGCLGPVPREDQVEAWGCSCYPPETKHQALRGTPGKGPAPSLSTGSSCVKYLIFLSNFPFSLLGLLALAIGLWGLAVKGSLGSDLGGPLPADPMLGLALGGLVVSAVSLAGCLGALCENTCLLRGFSGGILAFLVLEAVAGALVVALWGPLQDSLEHTLRVAISRYQDDPDLRFLLDQVQLGLRCCGAASYQDWQQNLYFNCSSPGVQACSLPASCCIDPREDGASVNYQCGFGVLRLDADAAQRVVHLEGCGPPLRRWLRANLAASGGYAIAVVLLQGAELLLAARLLWALAARRGAAYGPRARREDRAGPQSPDPGAPPAAQPARG
- the TSPAN10 gene encoding tetraspanin-10 isoform X2; the encoded protein is MEEGERSPLLSQETAGQKLLSVHSPATSGCLGPVPREDQVEAWGCSCYPPETKHQALRGTPGKGPAPSLSTGSSCVKYLIFLSNFPFSLLGLLALAIGLWGLAVKGSLGSDLGGPLPADPMLGLALGGLVVSAVSLAGCLGALCENTCLLRGFSGGILAFLVLEAVAGALVVALWGPLQDSLEHTLRVAISRYQDDPDLRFLLDQVQLGLRCCGAASYQDWQQNLYFNCSSPGVQACSLPASCCIDPREDGASVNYQCGFGVLRLDADAAQRVVHLEGCGPPLRRWLRANLAASGGYAIAVVLLQGAELLLAARLLWALAARRGAAYGPRARREDRAGPQSPDPGAPPAAQPARG